Proteins encoded in a region of the Flavobacteriales bacterium genome:
- a CDS encoding L-histidine N(alpha)-methyltransferase yields the protein MNQVFAKDVKEGFSQSPKRIPSKYFYDQRGSSLFSEIMKQPEYYLTNAELEIFQLRSRAIIQQLKIKKSTPFELIELGAGDGYKTIEFLKVLENEQYQYQYIPIDISQKALDQIKETVATQLAQTTIYPKKGDYFQILHDLKKSDYPKVLFFLGSNIGNMEDGVANVFLQRLADNLSTGDQLVLGVDLKKSKNIVLPAYNDANGVTSAFNLNLLERINREFDANFDLSKFKHSPEYDEEIGVAKSSIQSLQQQTVTIKALDLVIQFEANEKIHTEISRKYNDAILKKITANTAWKITGKLTDRKGYFSNYIFEKQ from the coding sequence ATGAATCAAGTTTTTGCCAAAGATGTTAAAGAGGGATTTAGTCAATCTCCTAAAAGAATTCCATCTAAGTACTTTTATGATCAAAGAGGTTCTTCATTGTTTTCCGAAATCATGAAGCAACCTGAATATTATTTAACCAATGCTGAATTAGAAATTTTTCAATTGCGATCAAGAGCTATTATTCAGCAATTAAAAATAAAAAAATCAACTCCATTTGAATTGATTGAGCTTGGAGCTGGAGATGGTTATAAAACAATTGAGTTCTTAAAAGTTTTAGAAAACGAACAGTATCAGTATCAATATATCCCAATAGATATTTCTCAAAAAGCATTAGATCAGATTAAGGAAACGGTAGCTACCCAGCTAGCTCAAACAACAATTTATCCCAAAAAAGGAGATTACTTTCAAATTCTCCATGATTTAAAAAAATCAGACTATCCTAAAGTGCTGTTTTTTCTAGGTTCTAATATAGGAAATATGGAAGATGGCGTAGCTAATGTTTTTTTACAAAGGTTGGCCGATAACTTATCTACAGGAGATCAGCTAGTTTTAGGCGTTGACCTTAAGAAAAGTAAAAACATTGTTTTACCAGCTTACAATGATGCAAATGGAGTAACGAGTGCTTTTAATTTGAATTTATTGGAACGAATCAATCGTGAGTTTGATGCCAATTTTGATCTGTCAAAATTCAAACATTCTCCTGAGTATGACGAAGAAATTGGAGTGGCAAAAAGTTCCATCCAAAGTCTTCAACAACAAACAGTAACAATTAAAGCGCTAGATTTAGTGATTCAATTTGAAGCTAATGAAAAAATACATACTGAAATTTCTAGAAAGTATAATGATGCTATCTTAAAAAAAATAACAGCTAATACTGCATGGAAAATTACGGGAAAATTAACTGATCGTAAAGGTTACTTTTCGAATTATATTTTTGAAAAACAGTAG
- a CDS encoding histidine kinase, protein MIASKKHLNEWLFQLFVISVLFILFSFDKYDNSGFELRKLYFFISYAIYALIIGYVLLPKFLFKKKYGAFIISILIVFSAAYYLEEFVLEKIFYHDKRGQYVSGVLVTLLQIFPIVITMVSFKLVWDASKKQIEFEQLKTIAKEHELLYLKAQIHPHFLFNHLNNLYAHAIEESKKTPSIILELSSVLRYMLYDCKENFVSLSDEVTHLKHYVVLNELQIEGRGQVIFNTQINNENYTIAPLILNVFVENAFKHSTSSLDQTIHIFIDVKVDQDGKLYFSCKNSYSPTTNAQGLPRGIGLENVKKRLEMIYPNKHLLSISASNNEYNVNLEIQLNKL, encoded by the coding sequence ATGATCGCTTCAAAAAAACACCTTAACGAGTGGCTATTTCAACTCTTTGTAATTTCAGTGCTCTTTATCTTATTTTCTTTTGATAAATATGATAATTCAGGGTTTGAGTTAAGAAAACTTTATTTTTTTATTTCTTATGCCATCTATGCGCTAATTATTGGATACGTACTTTTGCCAAAATTCTTATTCAAAAAGAAATATGGTGCATTTATAATCTCAATATTAATCGTTTTTTCAGCAGCATATTATCTTGAAGAATTCGTTTTAGAAAAAATATTTTATCACGATAAAAGAGGTCAATATGTTTCAGGTGTTCTAGTCACATTATTACAAATATTTCCAATTGTAATAACTATGGTAAGCTTTAAACTTGTATGGGATGCTTCGAAAAAACAAATAGAATTTGAACAATTAAAAACCATAGCAAAGGAACATGAACTCTTGTATTTAAAAGCGCAAATTCATCCTCATTTTTTATTCAATCACCTAAACAATCTCTATGCACACGCTATTGAAGAATCTAAAAAGACACCATCTATTATCCTAGAATTATCATCTGTATTAAGATACATGCTTTATGACTGCAAAGAAAATTTTGTTTCACTATCTGATGAAGTAACACATTTAAAACACTATGTAGTTTTAAACGAATTACAGATAGAGGGGCGTGGTCAAGTAATATTCAATACTCAGATTAACAATGAAAATTATACGATAGCTCCATTGATTTTAAACGTTTTTGTCGAAAATGCATTCAAACACTCTACCTCAAGTCTAGATCAAACTATTCATATTTTTATTGACGTTAAAGTAGACCAAGATGGAAAGCTTTATTTTAGCTGTAAAAATAGCTACTCTCCTACCACTAATGCTCAAGGGCTACCAAGAGGTATTGGATTAGAAAATGTTAAAAAACGATTAGAAATGATTTACCCAAATAAACACCTACTTTCCATTTCTGCATCAAATAATGAGTATAATGTGAATCTAGAAATCCAATTAAATAAATTATAG
- a CDS encoding response regulator transcription factor, producing MRTCIIIEDQPPAQRILKKYIQEIDTFELKGTFSNAIDALNFIKKTPVDLIFLDIHLPKISGIDFLQRISQSIPIILTTAFPDYAIKSYEFNVVDYLLKPFSFQRFTQALAKVPQENDVNTPKKSFYFKSRYDLIKLDEDHILYIKSDTDFTNIFTSEKKYYSNEILKQWLFKLGEAFCQVHKSYIVNTNHILKIRGNDIFLNDNSTIPIGRAYKEKFIKKYVRD from the coding sequence ATGAGAACCTGTATCATCATTGAAGATCAACCGCCAGCTCAGAGAATACTAAAAAAGTATATTCAAGAAATTGATACATTTGAATTAAAGGGTACTTTTTCAAATGCTATTGATGCGCTAAATTTCATTAAAAAAACACCTGTCGACTTAATTTTTTTAGACATTCATTTACCTAAAATATCAGGAATTGATTTTTTACAAAGAATTAGCCAATCAATACCTATAATTTTAACTACAGCTTTTCCTGATTATGCGATTAAAAGCTATGAGTTTAATGTTGTTGATTATTTATTAAAACCTTTTTCTTTTCAACGTTTTACCCAAGCTTTAGCTAAAGTTCCACAAGAAAATGATGTAAATACACCAAAAAAAAGCTTCTATTTTAAATCGAGATATGATTTAATAAAACTCGATGAAGACCACATTCTCTATATTAAATCAGATACCGACTTTACAAATATCTTTACGAGTGAAAAAAAGTACTATAGCAATGAAATACTTAAACAGTGGCTTTTTAAATTGGGAGAAGCCTTTTGCCAGGTGCATAAATCATATATCGTTAATACTAATCATATCTTAAAAATAAGGGGAAACGACATTTTCTTAAACGACAATTCAACTATTCCTATTGGTCGTGCATACAAAGAAAAATTTATCAAAAAATATGTTAGAGATTAG
- the egtB gene encoding ergothioneine biosynthesis protein EgtB codes for MNLIKQYQEIRKYTELLCKPLKPEDYVVQVVEFASPAKWHLAHTTWFFETFILAPYLKDYQVYNIDFPYLFNSYYNNAGDRVLRANRGNLSRPTVDEVYTYRKHVDEAMQLFLKEEVAAEIEQLITLGLNHEQQHQELLLTDIKYMFGQNPLFPVYDTNTLLLDHELNETSGQIKIAEGIYEIGYKGSDFCYDNELGVHKVFLHEFEIAQQLVTNGEYIEFIEAGGYTDFNLWLDEGWSWVQKNKIEAPLYWHKVKGDWCSYTLKGFEQINPQHILKHISFYEAMAFAEWKRMRLPTEFEWEVAAKQFNWGKRWEWTNSAYLPYPKYKKAEGAIGEYNGKFMVNQMVLRGASIATSPNHSRVSYRNFFHANERWQFTGIRLVK; via the coding sequence ATGAATTTAATAAAGCAGTATCAGGAAATACGCAAATACACAGAGTTGCTGTGTAAGCCATTAAAGCCTGAGGATTATGTTGTTCAAGTAGTTGAATTTGCAAGTCCTGCAAAATGGCATCTGGCACATACAACTTGGTTTTTTGAGACTTTTATATTAGCGCCTTATTTAAAAGATTATCAAGTTTATAATATTGATTTTCCTTATTTATTTAATAGTTATTATAATAACGCTGGGGATAGGGTTTTACGAGCCAATCGAGGGAATTTATCTCGACCAACAGTCGATGAAGTATATACTTATCGTAAACATGTAGATGAAGCAATGCAACTGTTTTTAAAAGAGGAAGTTGCAGCTGAAATAGAGCAGCTTATTACTTTAGGATTAAACCATGAACAACAACATCAAGAATTATTATTGACTGATATTAAATATATGTTTGGGCAGAATCCTTTATTTCCAGTTTACGATACGAATACTTTACTATTGGATCATGAATTAAATGAAACTTCGGGTCAAATAAAAATCGCTGAGGGGATATATGAAATAGGGTATAAAGGATCTGATTTTTGTTATGATAATGAATTGGGGGTGCACAAAGTGTTCTTACATGAGTTTGAAATAGCTCAACAATTGGTTACTAATGGAGAATATATAGAATTTATAGAAGCTGGAGGGTATACTGATTTTAATCTTTGGTTAGATGAAGGGTGGAGTTGGGTCCAAAAGAATAAAATAGAGGCTCCCTTGTATTGGCATAAAGTTAAAGGGGATTGGTGCTCTTATACCTTAAAAGGTTTTGAGCAAATCAACCCTCAACATATTTTGAAGCATATTAGTTTTTATGAAGCAATGGCTTTTGCTGAATGGAAAAGGATGCGGCTCCCAACCGAGTTTGAATGGGAAGTAGCTGCTAAGCAGTTCAATTGGGGAAAACGTTGGGAATGGACGAACAGTGCTTATTTGCCTTACCCAAAATATAAAAAAGCAGAAGGTGCAATAGGAGAGTATAATGGTAAATTTATGGTGAACCAAATGGTTCTTAGAGGAGCTTCAATAGCAACTTCTCCTAATCACAGTAGGGTAAGTTATCGTAATTTTTTTCATGCCAACGAGAGATGGCAGTTCACCGGAATAAGATTAGTAAAATGA
- a CDS encoding SDR family oxidoreductase: MMSNQFGKQGWTPERISNLKGKTYVITGTTSGTGYEAARILLSKGAKVVMLNRNPKKSEDTITMLKQTLGNNIDVSAIKMDLGEQNSVKKAAQEVLNTVSKIDALLCNAAIAQTPKHSLTVDGWEAQMGVNYFGHFTLQGLLFPLIEQSNGRIVTVGSMGYDMGIKAIKFDDLNWEKDYTPNDAYSQSKLAQIMSMYELNDRLKKAGKTTVKAYACHPGSSRTSLISTNGSFMMKLIFGIMKMTPLTQTAERGAYPELMCATEPNLDVERFYGPTGRSNWVGPVGAHEIKPHAKDKTAMKKLWELSEKETGVIWAI; this comes from the coding sequence ATCATGAGTAATCAATTTGGTAAACAAGGATGGACGCCTGAAAGAATCAGTAATTTAAAAGGAAAAACTTACGTTATAACAGGTACTACAAGTGGAACAGGCTACGAAGCAGCAAGAATATTATTATCTAAAGGAGCCAAAGTTGTGATGCTTAATCGCAACCCTAAAAAGTCCGAAGATACTATAACAATGTTAAAACAAACACTCGGAAATAACATTGATGTATCTGCTATTAAAATGGACTTAGGAGAACAAAACTCTGTAAAAAAAGCTGCTCAAGAAGTTTTAAATACCGTTTCAAAAATCGATGCTTTACTTTGTAATGCAGCAATTGCTCAAACCCCAAAACATTCGTTAACTGTAGATGGTTGGGAAGCTCAAATGGGCGTAAATTATTTCGGTCATTTCACCCTTCAAGGATTACTATTCCCCTTAATTGAACAATCGAACGGACGTATTGTAACAGTGGGTAGTATGGGCTATGATATGGGGATCAAAGCGATAAAGTTTGATGACTTAAATTGGGAAAAAGATTACACGCCTAATGACGCCTATAGCCAGAGTAAATTAGCGCAAATCATGTCTATGTACGAATTAAACGATAGGTTAAAAAAAGCTGGAAAAACTACTGTAAAAGCATATGCTTGTCATCCTGGCTCATCTAGAACATCTCTTATCTCAACCAACGGTAGTTTTATGATGAAACTAATTTTTGGAATTATGAAAATGACCCCTTTAACACAAACTGCTGAAAGAGGAGCTTATCCAGAATTGATGTGTGCTACTGAACCCAATTTGGATGTAGAACGTTTTTATGGCCCAACTGGTAGAAGCAATTGGGTTGGCCCTGTAGGTGCACATGAAATAAAACCTCATGCCAAAGATAAAACTGCAATGAAAAAACTCTGGGAATTATCTGAAAAAGAAACAGGAGTTATCTGGGCTATATAA
- a CDS encoding AraC family transcriptional regulator, translating to MNNIPNIAFNSSKNATDIEFLELDSLFARIGEIPNHNPKQPHRIDFYALLVVTEGAGIHQVDLKNYNIQAGDIVKVAKGQVHAFRGQLGYKGYLILFTEDFVLKYFSKSSIQLISHLYNYHISQPLIQNCSFNPLFLDLFSEELNKEESIAQKNIIAKLMELYLMKIEQLSSIIDWSDSNKTHYALFFEFKTLVENHYKKTRNVKDYAEMLSISTKHLNQIVQSFTLNTSKHFIDQYVLLEIKRAIQSTSKSLKEIAFDAGFDEVTNFTKFFKKHTQISPKAYKVNL from the coding sequence TTGAATAATATTCCAAATATAGCTTTTAATAGTAGTAAGAATGCAACTGATATAGAGTTCTTGGAATTGGATAGTTTATTTGCTAGGATAGGAGAGATTCCTAATCACAATCCTAAACAACCCCATCGTATTGATTTTTATGCATTGTTAGTTGTAACAGAAGGTGCTGGTATTCATCAAGTGGATCTTAAGAATTATAATATCCAAGCCGGCGATATTGTTAAGGTTGCTAAAGGTCAGGTTCATGCTTTTCGTGGTCAGTTAGGTTATAAAGGCTATTTGATTCTTTTTACTGAAGATTTTGTGTTAAAATATTTCTCAAAATCTTCAATACAGTTGATTTCACATTTATACAACTACCATATTTCTCAACCTTTAATACAAAATTGTTCTTTTAATCCATTGTTTCTAGACTTATTCTCTGAAGAGTTAAATAAAGAAGAGTCTATTGCTCAGAAAAATATTATTGCAAAGCTAATGGAGTTGTATTTAATGAAGATAGAGCAGCTTTCTAGTATTATTGATTGGAGCGATAGTAATAAAACGCATTATGCTTTGTTTTTTGAGTTTAAAACCTTGGTTGAAAATCACTATAAAAAAACACGTAATGTTAAAGACTATGCAGAAATGTTATCAATTTCTACAAAACACTTAAATCAAATAGTTCAAAGCTTTACACTCAATACTTCAAAACATTTTATTGATCAATATGTTTTATTGGAAATCAAACGTGCTATTCAGAGTACTTCCAAGAGTTTAAAAGAAATAGCCTTTGATGCGGGGTTCGATGAAGTCACTAATTTTACAAAGTTTTTTAAAAAACACACCCAAATATCTCCCAAAGCTTATAAGGTGAACTTATAG
- a CDS encoding redoxin domain-containing protein, translating into MKQFKRLDSILVKNFNGKTVNLLEKHTNTPLLLIIYNNQCLGCTGRAIPLAYEYQQQYDRLQVIGIHSNFNTNKVTEQDIKSIFTIDELPFPIYIDEDHQVFDQFNSEGTPQWILITSKGMLYRSIFGSQLNVQNRLSYAIEDLMHQ; encoded by the coding sequence TGTTAAAAATTTTAACGGAAAGACAGTAAATCTGTTAGAAAAGCACACCAACACTCCTCTTCTATTAATCATCTATAATAATCAATGTTTAGGTTGTACTGGGAGAGCTATTCCGCTTGCATATGAATATCAGCAACAATATGATCGACTGCAAGTTATCGGAATTCATAGCAACTTTAACACGAATAAAGTAACTGAACAAGATATCAAAAGTATTTTCACGATAGACGAACTTCCTTTCCCTATTTATATAGATGAGGACCATCAAGTGTTTGATCAGTTTAACTCAGAAGGTACTCCACAATGGATTTTAATTACTTCAAAAGGGATGCTTTACCGTTCAATATTTGGTTCTCAATTAAATGTTCAGAACCGGTTAAGTTATGCCATTGAAGATTTAATGCATCAATAA
- a CDS encoding ABC transporter ATP-binding protein/permease, whose translation MTEKKKVSFSWAFKTFIWPRRKYLSIGLILIIIRSIVGLITPYASKILIDEVVPNKDMDLLVNLLIVVCGALVVQASTSFALTRLLSVEAQHMISILRVKVAKKLLRLPVHFFDDNKSGGLVSRVMNDVEGVRNLVGTGFVQLIGGSLTAIGAFAILISINPWMTLFVLLPISVFALVALKAFGYIRPIFRVRGKINAEVTGRLTETLNGVRVIKAFNAEEQESKTFEKGVEQLFLNIKKSLTANAFIQSSATLLLGLASAGIMGIGGYFMAGGTLTAGDFLAFIGVLGFMIVPIVQMGNIGSQLTEALAGLDRTQELMEMEEENNPEVRTKVIQELKGELEFKDVYFSYESNKEVLHGINFSAPAGSVTALVGSSGSGKSTIAGLVATFLAPNQGKVLLDGIDLETVNLASYRQHLGVVLQDDFLFEGTIRENILFPRPNATEDQLMEAVKGAYVDEFTDRFEEGLDTVIGERGVKLSGGQKQRISIARALLADPKIIILDEATSNLDTESETFIQKSLDVLMKNRTTFVIAHRLSTIRQADQILVIEDGNIKESGKHEELLEAKGRYYELYTYQSRI comes from the coding sequence ATGACTGAAAAAAAGAAAGTATCCTTTTCGTGGGCGTTTAAAACATTTATTTGGCCCAGAAGGAAATATTTATCAATAGGATTAATATTGATTATTATTAGAAGTATTGTAGGGTTGATTACACCTTATGCGAGTAAGATTTTGATTGATGAAGTAGTCCCTAATAAGGACATGGATTTATTGGTTAATTTGCTCATTGTAGTTTGTGGTGCTCTAGTTGTTCAAGCATCTACATCCTTTGCTTTAACAAGGCTTCTGAGTGTAGAAGCACAACACATGATTTCAATTTTGAGAGTGAAAGTTGCCAAAAAGCTATTAAGATTACCAGTCCATTTTTTTGATGACAATAAGTCAGGAGGTTTAGTTTCAAGAGTAATGAACGATGTTGAAGGTGTACGTAATTTAGTTGGAACTGGATTTGTTCAATTAATTGGAGGTTCCCTTACTGCAATAGGGGCTTTTGCGATTCTGATTAGTATTAACCCCTGGATGACACTGTTTGTTTTACTGCCAATTTCAGTATTTGCATTAGTCGCCCTAAAAGCTTTTGGTTATATCCGCCCAATTTTTAGAGTAAGAGGAAAAATCAATGCTGAAGTAACAGGACGACTAACCGAAACGTTAAATGGAGTTAGAGTTATTAAGGCTTTTAATGCCGAAGAACAAGAAAGTAAAACTTTTGAAAAAGGAGTAGAACAGTTGTTTTTAAACATCAAAAAAAGTTTAACAGCTAATGCCTTTATTCAAAGTTCTGCTACATTACTTTTAGGGCTTGCCTCAGCAGGAATTATGGGAATAGGGGGCTATTTTATGGCTGGAGGAACATTAACAGCAGGTGACTTTTTAGCTTTTATTGGAGTCTTAGGATTTATGATTGTTCCTATCGTACAAATGGGGAATATAGGAAGTCAGTTAACTGAAGCTTTAGCTGGACTAGATCGTACGCAAGAACTCATGGAAATGGAAGAAGAGAATAATCCCGAAGTAAGAACGAAGGTTATTCAGGAATTAAAAGGTGAACTTGAATTTAAAGATGTTTATTTTAGCTATGAATCTAATAAAGAAGTGCTTCATGGAATTAATTTCTCTGCTCCAGCAGGAAGCGTTACCGCTTTGGTAGGATCTTCTGGTTCTGGTAAATCAACTATTGCAGGTTTAGTCGCGACATTTTTAGCACCCAATCAAGGAAAGGTCTTATTAGATGGAATTGATTTAGAAACAGTAAATTTAGCTAGTTATCGTCAACATTTAGGAGTGGTATTACAAGATGATTTTCTCTTTGAAGGAACCATTAGAGAGAATATATTATTCCCTAGACCTAATGCTACTGAAGATCAATTAATGGAAGCCGTAAAAGGTGCTTATGTAGATGAGTTTACTGATCGATTTGAAGAAGGGTTAGACACGGTTATTGGAGAAAGAGGAGTAAAGCTTTCTGGAGGGCAGAAGCAACGAATTTCTATAGCTAGGGCTTTATTGGCCGATCCCAAAATTATTATTCTAGATGAAGCGACTTCAAACCTGGATACAGAAAGTGAAACTTTTATACAAAAGAGTTTAGATGTATTAATGAAAAACAGGACGACATTTGTCATTGCACATCGTTTAAGTACCATACGTCAAGCTGACCAAATTTTAGTTATTGAAGATGGAAATATAAAAGAGTCAGGGAAGCATGAAGAATTACTAGAAGCTAAAGGAAGATATTATGAATTGTACACTTATCAAAGTCGAATTTAA
- a CDS encoding TonB-dependent receptor family protein has product MKKNYFLLIIAIVFSFHVLAQKNKIIVTGNVIDNATKSPVPFCTVLIKDSLTYEMKSGTTTDNEGKFRETIEATQVYFEFKFIGFETQQLNTFVVENDQINLGTIVLYEDNDMLDEVFVEAEQSQTVFRLDKKVFNVGKDLTSTGASALEVLNNVPSVNVNIEGQISLRGNQGVQILINGKPSVLASEEGNALGSITADMIEKVEVITNPSAKYDAEGTSGIINIVLKKSEKKGLNGSVTINTGIPNNHSLGFSLNKRTEKLNLFSQLGIGKRTMLNNTQSNNRNNLSDTTLTSIGESDKNETFFNLILGMDYHFNKRNVLTISGHYAFEDELENSSQDYYYSALPINVTPEWNRTELTRATNPKWEYELQYKKEFKKNKEQNLLFSATGNSFSKKKTSDFTNSYTNTLTEDDLQKANTDFKENEYTFKLDYIHPFSKKTTFETGTQYIIDNVYNQYEVTDFIANSWIANTDFNNTFNFNQKVLGLYSTLAYETDKWGLKGGLRAENTDLDTRLVNTNESNSRNYTNLFPSVHTSYKINKVASVQAGYTKRIYRPRLWDLNPFNSFRDNFNLSTGNPNLTPEYSNSFEINTIYSFDKVSFNIGVFHLRTADVIERIIDFQNNVTITQPENIGTNNSTGIELNAKYTPIKWITFVGEFNYNEFIRRGNYQNVSFDFNGDKWYSRLSTKVKLKGNITLEVAGNYNSSYQTVQGEYSDNAYMNIGVRKKMLKGKLNANLSVRDVFASRFREFKSNQTSFDRYVYSMRGRYITFGLSFGFGKGEAMEFSGQKRF; this is encoded by the coding sequence ATGAAGAAAAATTATTTTTTGTTGATTATTGCTATTGTATTTAGTTTTCATGTTTTAGCTCAAAAAAATAAAATTATAGTCACTGGAAATGTTATTGATAATGCAACAAAATCACCTGTTCCATTTTGTACCGTATTAATAAAGGATTCTTTAACATATGAAATGAAATCAGGAACAACCACAGATAATGAGGGGAAGTTTAGAGAGACAATTGAAGCTACTCAAGTCTATTTTGAATTTAAGTTTATTGGATTTGAAACACAACAATTAAATACTTTTGTAGTAGAAAATGATCAAATTAATTTAGGAACAATTGTCTTGTATGAAGATAATGACATGTTAGATGAAGTGTTTGTGGAAGCAGAACAATCTCAAACCGTTTTTAGATTGGATAAAAAAGTTTTTAATGTAGGGAAAGATCTAACCAGTACAGGAGCTAGTGCTCTTGAAGTTTTAAACAATGTACCTTCTGTTAATGTCAATATAGAAGGTCAAATTAGCCTTAGAGGGAATCAAGGAGTTCAAATATTAATTAATGGAAAACCCTCAGTGTTGGCAAGTGAAGAAGGAAATGCATTAGGTAGTATCACTGCCGATATGATTGAAAAAGTGGAAGTCATAACTAATCCATCAGCAAAGTATGATGCTGAGGGGACTTCCGGGATTATTAATATAGTCTTAAAAAAATCTGAAAAAAAAGGACTAAATGGCTCTGTGACCATAAATACAGGTATTCCCAACAATCATAGCTTAGGATTTAGCTTAAATAAAAGAACAGAAAAATTAAATCTATTCAGTCAGCTCGGAATAGGTAAAAGAACAATGCTCAATAACACCCAATCCAACAATCGTAATAATTTGAGTGATACAACACTTACTTCTATTGGGGAAAGTGATAAAAATGAAACATTTTTCAATTTAATATTAGGAATGGATTACCATTTCAATAAGCGTAATGTTTTAACAATATCCGGGCATTATGCATTTGAAGATGAATTAGAAAATTCATCTCAAGATTATTATTACTCAGCATTACCAATTAATGTAACCCCAGAATGGAACAGGACTGAGCTAACTAGAGCTACGAATCCTAAATGGGAATATGAATTACAGTACAAAAAAGAGTTCAAGAAAAATAAAGAACAAAATTTATTATTTAGTGCAACAGGAAATTCATTTAGTAAAAAGAAAACGTCAGATTTTACCAATAGCTATACCAATACATTGACTGAAGATGATTTACAAAAGGCAAATACAGATTTTAAAGAAAATGAATATACTTTTAAATTAGATTATATACACCCGTTTTCAAAAAAGACTACTTTCGAAACAGGAACTCAATATATAATAGACAATGTCTATAATCAATATGAGGTTACAGATTTTATAGCTAATTCATGGATAGCTAATACAGATTTTAATAACACCTTTAACTTTAACCAAAAGGTACTAGGGCTATACAGTACATTGGCCTATGAAACAGATAAATGGGGACTTAAAGGGGGATTAAGGGCTGAGAACACTGATTTAGATACCCGATTAGTGAATACAAACGAGTCAAATAGTAGAAATTATACCAATTTGTTTCCTAGTGTACATACTTCCTATAAAATAAATAAAGTAGCTTCGGTACAAGCTGGATATACTAAACGAATTTATCGTCCTCGTTTGTGGGATTTAAATCCTTTTAACTCTTTTAGAGATAATTTTAACTTATCGACTGGTAATCCAAATCTAACTCCGGAATATTCTAACTCATTTGAAATCAATACGATTTACAGTTTCGATAAAGTTTCATTCAATATTGGAGTGTTTCATTTGAGAACAGCAGACGTAATTGAAAGAATTATTGACTTTCAAAATAATGTGACCATTACTCAACCAGAAAATATTGGAACAAATAATTCCACAGGTATTGAGCTTAATGCAAAATATACGCCAATAAAGTGGATTACTTTTGTTGGGGAATTTAATTATAACGAATTTATAAGAAGAGGAAATTATCAAAATGTAAGTTTCGATTTTAATGGTGATAAATGGTACTCAAGATTATCAACCAAGGTTAAACTCAAAGGAAATATTACCTTAGAAGTTGCTGGAAACTATAATTCTAGTTATCAAACTGTTCAAGGAGAATATAGTGATAATGCTTATATGAACATAGGAGTACGAAAAAAGATGTTGAAAGGGAAGTTAAATGCAAATTTAAGTGTTCGTGATGTCTTCGCTTCAAGGTTTAGAGAATTTAAATCCAATCAAACTAGCTTTGATCGATATGTTTATAGTATGAGAGGTCGTTACATTACTTTTGGGCTAAGTTTTGGATTTGGAAAAGGGGAAGCTATGGAGTTTTCTGGGCAAAAAAGATTTTAA
- a CDS encoding XRE family transcriptional regulator: MNIDTHKFKRLLLEKRISQKELEEQLNLPRTRVSVWLNRKSIPNKYIDAINKVLDVDIVSYFDEQNSTKNNSLSSDVAVIPYFGEVDITSNELPFWLDNALLEPTASYVIPDSSADFILPVIGNSMSPNIEGGDKIAIKEVKDISVIFYGCVYVVVTEDYRLVKVIKKHKDESKVILHSYNSAYDDIDLPKSKIIKMFTVQEVLKKML; this comes from the coding sequence ATGAATATTGATACCCACAAATTCAAACGATTATTGCTTGAGAAGAGGATCTCACAAAAAGAGTTGGAAGAACAACTCAATTTACCTAGAACTCGTGTTAGTGTTTGGTTGAATAGAAAGTCTATTCCCAACAAATACATTGATGCAATAAATAAAGTCTTAGATGTAGATATTGTTAGTTATTTTGATGAGCAAAATAGTACTAAAAATAATTCTTTAAGTTCTGATGTAGCTGTAATTCCATACTTTGGAGAAGTTGACATCACTTCTAATGAGTTACCTTTTTGGTTAGATAATGCATTATTGGAACCAACAGCAAGTTATGTTATTCCAGATAGTTCAGCAGATTTTATTCTGCCAGTCATAGGAAATAGCATGAGTCCGAATATTGAGGGAGGAGATAAAATTGCTATAAAGGAAGTCAAAGACATCTCTGTAATTTTCTATGGATGTGTTTATGTTGTAGTTACAGAAGATTATCGTTTAGTAAAGGTTATTAAAAAGCATAAAGATGAATCGAAAGTTATTTTACATTCCTACAACAGTGCGTATGATGATATCGATTTACCTAAAAGCAAAATCATAAAAATGTTTACTGTTCAGGAAGTTTTAAAGAAGATGTTATAG